The DNA segment TTCATCGTCCGCGTCAGCGCCGCCGTCTTCCAGTCGCCCTCGCCTCCGAAGCCGTAGCCGTGGGCCATCAGCCGCTGCACGGCAAGGCCGGGAAGCTGCTTCATACCGTGCAGATCCTCGAACGTCGTGGTGAAAGCGCCGAACCCGCCTTCCTTCAGGAAGCGGCCAAGCGCCAGCTCGATGCGGGCTTGCTCCAGGATAGACTCGCGCACCGCCCCCGGCCGCAGCGATTCGGCGGGAAGCTCGTACAGCTCGCCGTATTCGTCAAACAGCGCCGACACCTCAGCGTCCGTCACTTCGCGCATACGGGCGACGAGGTCGCCGATGCCGTAGCCGTCGATCGACCAGCCGAATTTGATTTGAGCTTCAACCTTGTCGCCTTCGGTTACCGCCACCTGGCGCATGTTATCGCCGAAGCGCGCGACCTTCAGACCGCGGCTCTCGACGGAAGCGGCCGCCTGCGACATCCACTCACCGATGCGGCGCTGAACCTGCGGATCGCTCCAGTGGCCGACGACCACCTTGCGGGCGATGCCGAGACGCGCCCCGATAAACCCGTATTCGCGGTCCCCGTGAGCGGCCTGATTCAGGTTCATGAAATCCATGTCGATCGAATCCCACGGTATGTCGCGGTTGTATTGCGTGTGCAGATGCAGCAGCGGCTTGCGCAGACCGGTCAGGCCGGCGATCCACATCTTCGCCGGAGAGAACGTATGCATCCACGTCAGGATGCCCGCGCAGTTGCCGCTGACGTTCGCTTCGTCGCTCAGCCGGGCGATCTCCTCGGGCGTCGTCAGCAGCCGCTTGAACGAGACGGGAAAAGGCAGCGCCCCCGACCGGTTCAGTGCTTCGACGATGTCGCGCGAATTGGACTCGACCTGCTGCAGCGGTCCGGGGCCGTACAGATGCTGACTGCCTGCCGCAAACCAGAACTCGTATGGTTTCGTATAGAGCTGCGCCATGCCCGATCATCCTCCGCGTTAATTGTCGATCAAGCCCATGTTTCTTCCTTCAACGCTTTCAGCCGTTTCATGACGTCGTTCGCGCCGCGCCCGAAATAATCGTGCAGCAGCTCGTATTCCCTGTACAGCCGTTCGTAGACCGCCACGTTCTCGGGAATCGGCTTAAACGTTTCTTCCTTCACGCGGGCCATACGGGAAGCAGCCTCCACGATGCTGTCATAGCCGCCCTTGGCGCTTCCGGCCGCCACCGCGCCGAACATCGCCGCGCCGAGCGCCGGCGTCTGCCTGGAATCCGCAATCCGGATTTCGCGGTTCGTGACGTCGGCGTATATCTGCATGAGCAGCCGGTTTTTCCGGGGCAAGCCGCCGCAGGCGTAAAGCTCGTTCACGGGAACGCCGCTGTTGTGGAACGCGTCCACGATCTTGCGCGTGCCGAAAGCCGTCGCTTCAAGCAGCGCGCGGTAAATTTCCCACGGCTTCGTCTGCAGCGTGCAGCCGACGATGACGCCCGTCAGATCCGCGTCGACGAGCACGGAGCGGTTGCCGTTCCACCAGTCGAGCGCCACCAGCCCGGATTGTCCCGGCTTCAGCTCCGCGGCGCGTCGCTCCAGCCAGTCGTGGACGTTCACGCCTTCCGCATCGGCCGCTTCCTTGACGTAGGCCGGAACCGCCTCTTCGACGTACCAGGCGAAAATGTCGCCGACACCCGACTGGCCGGCCTCGTATCCGAAATAGCCGGGGATAATGCCGTCTTCGACGACGCCGCACATGCCTTCGACTTCCCGCTCTTCTGTGCCGAGCAGCATATGGCAGATCGACGTGCCCATCGCCATCACCATCTTGCCGGGCTCGACGACGCCGACTCCCGGCACCGCCACATGCGCGTCGACGTTGCCGACGGCGACGGCCGTTCCGGGAGCGAGTCCCATCAGCGCGGCCATCTCCTTCGTCAGCTCGCCCGCTTTGGTGCCGAGCGGCACGACCTCTCCGCGCAGCTTCGTCTCCGCCAGCGATTCCAGACGCGGATCCAGCGCGCGGAAAAATTTGCGCGACGGATAGCCGTCCCGCTTGTGCCAGATCGATTTGTATCCCGCCGTGCAACTGTTGCGCAGGAAGTTGCCCGTCATCCTAAGGACGATCCAGTCGGCCGCTTCCATGAATGTGTCCGTACGTTTATAGATGTCCGGCGCCTCGTTCAAAATTTGCCAGATTTTAGCGATCATCCACTCAGAGGAAATTTTGCCGCCGTATCTCGCCAACCACCGCTCTCCCAAGTCGTAAGCGATCCGGTTCAGCTCGTTCGCTTCATCCTGGGCGGCGTGGTGCTTCCACAACTTCACCCAACTGTGCGGATGGTCCGCATATTCCGGGAGAAGGCAAAGCGGTTGCCCGTGCTCGTCCGTCGGCAGCATGGTGCAAGCGGTAAAGTCGATGCCGATGCCGATCACGTCCGCCGGATCGACGCCGGACGCCTTCATAACCGCCGGCACGGAGCGTTTCAGCACCTCGAGGTAATCGCCCGGATGCTGCAGCGCCCAGTCCGGTTCCAGCTTGCGCCCGGTGCCGGGCAACGTCTCGTCGATCACCCCGTGCGGATACGGGGTGGCATGTTCGGCCACCTCGAGTCCGCTTGACAGCTCCACAAGCACCGCGCGTCCCGATTCCGTCCCGAAATCGATGCCGATGGCGTATTTGGCGGTCATCTGTCAGTTCGCTCCTTTTTGTCCGTAGTAGGCGTTAGCCCCGTGCTTGCGCAGGTAATGCCTGTCGAGCAGCGCCTGATCGATCGAACTCGCGGCCGGATTAAGCTGATACGTATGAATTCCCATCTTGGCGACCTCCTCCATCACCACGGCATTGCGCACGGCGCTGCGCGCGTCCCGGCCGAACGCGAACGGCGCGTGTCCGTGGACGAGCACGCCCGGCACGAAGGCCGGATCGATCCCCCGGTCCCGCAGCGTCTCGATAATCACGCGCCCCGTCTCCAGCTCGTAAGCGCCTTCAATCTCCTCTCGCGTCATGACGCGCGTACACGGAATCTCCCCGTAAAAATAATCCGCATGCGTCGTGCCGAGCGCCGGAATGCCGCGCCCCGCTTGCGCCCAGCTTGTCGCCCAGGGGGAATGCGTATGTACGATGCCGCCGATCTGCGGGAACGCCCGGTACAGCGCGAGATGCGTCGGCGTGTCCGACGAAGGCTTCAGCTTGCCTTCGACGATCTTCCCGTCCAGATTGAGCACGACCAGATCCTCCAGCCGCAGCTTGCCGTAGTCGACGCCGCTCGGCTTGATGACGACCAGCCCCGTTTCCCGATCGATGCCGCTGACGTTGCCCCAGGTGAACGTAACCAGCCCGAATTTGGGCAAATCGAGGTTCGCCTGAAGCACCATCTCTTTCAGTTGTACTAACAATCCGAATCACCACCCTTCGTGTAAGCCTTATCATTGATAGTCTAAGTATACAGTTGTACGTACAATTTGACCAGTAAAAGATCGTCGGGCCGCATCTTTTTTGGGGCCGCACAGAAGATTTGTCCCGCTGCATCGCGCCGTACCCTCCGGAAACAATCGACCGGTCCGAAACCGTACGGGCAGCCGGCTTTTGTATGAATGGTTCGGGCGGCTGCCGCAGCTAGACGGGCTTCAAATCTTAAGCAGGGTCGGACGCGACCGTCTTAGACCCGGCGATCCCCGCCGACGGCAAAAAAAGACTCACACCGGACCGGTGGAGTCTCTCACGATTAACTCAGGCTCAAACAAATGGGACGGAGCCGGATCGGCGCGCCCTTCGATCCAGTCGATCAGGCGCTCCGCGGCCATCGTCCCCATGTCCGTCTTCGGATGCGTCAGCGTCGTCAGCTTGACTTCCGTGGCCGTCGCCAGCGTCGAATCGTCGAAGCCTACGACCGATACGTCGCCCGGAACGGTTAATCCGGCTTGGCGGATCGTCTCCAGCAGGCGGATCGCCAGCTCGTCGTTGTAGCAGACGAACGCCGTCGGCCGTTCCCCTTCCCCGGACATCAGCATGCCAAGCGCCGCTTCGGCCGGTTTAACCGTCTTGTCGCGGGTGGCGAAATGAACGACCGCGTCCGGTTCAAGCGGAACCTCGTAAGCTTGGTGGGCGCGGATAAACCCTTTCAGACGGCCGACCCCCTGCAGATCGTCCGTTTTGAAAAAACCGGCGATGCGGCGGTGTCCGAGCCGGATCAGATGCTCGGTCGCCTTGAAGCCGCCGGCTTCGTCGTCCACCTTCAGATACGGCCCGGTCATCTCCGGATAACGTTCGTTAATCATCAGGTACGGAATCCGCTTGTAATCCAAGGACAAATACAAATCGAGATTTGGATTGCCTTCCGCGCTGCGGGTCGGTTCGATGATCAGTCCGGCGATCGGCTGCCTGAGCATCGCTTCCAGCGTCTCCCGTTCCTTGTCCTTGTCGTTGTCCGTGCTGGCCAGAAGCATCCGGTATCCGCGGCTGCGCATCGCGGCTTCCGCTCCCCGCACAATATGCGGAAAAATATAATCCGATATATACGTGGTCACCACGCCGATCGTCTTCTCGGCGTTCGTCCATTCCCGCCGCCGGGCCGGCGGGCTTGAGACGTACGTACCTTTTCCCTGCATCCGCTGCAGCAGCCCTTCCTGCTCCAGCACGCCGAACGTCTGCCGGACGGTTTGGCGGCTTATGCCGAACCGTTCCGCGATCTCGTTTTCCGTCGGCATCCGGTCGCCCGGGCTCAGCTTGCCCGACTTGATCCAGGACATGATTTCGTTTTTGAGCTGCAAATA comes from the Paenibacillus thermoaerophilus genome and includes:
- the araA gene encoding L-arabinose isomerase → MAQLYTKPYEFWFAAGSQHLYGPGPLQQVESNSRDIVEALNRSGALPFPVSFKRLLTTPEEIARLSDEANVSGNCAGILTWMHTFSPAKMWIAGLTGLRKPLLHLHTQYNRDIPWDSIDMDFMNLNQAAHGDREYGFIGARLGIARKVVVGHWSDPQVQRRIGEWMSQAAASVESRGLKVARFGDNMRQVAVTEGDKVEAQIKFGWSIDGYGIGDLVARMREVTDAEVSALFDEYGELYELPAESLRPGAVRESILEQARIELALGRFLKEGGFGAFTTTFEDLHGMKQLPGLAVQRLMAHGYGFGGEGDWKTAALTRTMKLMAGNAGTSFMEDYTYHLEPGNELILGAHMLEICPTIAADRPRIAVHPLGIGGKEDPARLIFNGREGAAVNASLVDLGGRFRLIVNEVEAVKAPHGMPKLPVARVLWKPLPSLAQSAEAWIYAGGAHHTVFSYAVTTEQLVQWAEQNGIECVVIDRDTDIRQFRNELRWNEMYWKFKS
- a CDS encoding ribulokinase, with translation MTAKYAIGIDFGTESGRAVLVELSSGLEVAEHATPYPHGVIDETLPGTGRKLEPDWALQHPGDYLEVLKRSVPAVMKASGVDPADVIGIGIDFTACTMLPTDEHGQPLCLLPEYADHPHSWVKLWKHHAAQDEANELNRIAYDLGERWLARYGGKISSEWMIAKIWQILNEAPDIYKRTDTFMEAADWIVLRMTGNFLRNSCTAGYKSIWHKRDGYPSRKFFRALDPRLESLAETKLRGEVVPLGTKAGELTKEMAALMGLAPGTAVAVGNVDAHVAVPGVGVVEPGKMVMAMGTSICHMLLGTEEREVEGMCGVVEDGIIPGYFGYEAGQSGVGDIFAWYVEEAVPAYVKEAADAEGVNVHDWLERRAAELKPGQSGLVALDWWNGNRSVLVDADLTGVIVGCTLQTKPWEIYRALLEATAFGTRKIVDAFHNSGVPVNELYACGGLPRKNRLLMQIYADVTNREIRIADSRQTPALGAAMFGAVAAGSAKGGYDSIVEAASRMARVKEETFKPIPENVAVYERLYREYELLHDYFGRGANDVMKRLKALKEETWA
- the araD gene encoding L-ribulose-5-phosphate 4-epimerase, yielding MLVQLKEMVLQANLDLPKFGLVTFTWGNVSGIDRETGLVVIKPSGVDYGKLRLEDLVVLNLDGKIVEGKLKPSSDTPTHLALYRAFPQIGGIVHTHSPWATSWAQAGRGIPALGTTHADYFYGEIPCTRVMTREEIEGAYELETGRVIIETLRDRGIDPAFVPGVLVHGHAPFAFGRDARSAVRNAVVMEEVAKMGIHTYQLNPAASSIDQALLDRHYLRKHGANAYYGQKGAN
- a CDS encoding GntR family transcriptional regulator produces the protein MPTDKPLPKYLQLKNEIMSWIKSGKLSPGDRMPTENEIAERFGISRQTVRQTFGVLEQEGLLQRMQGKGTYVSSPPARRREWTNAEKTIGVVTTYISDYIFPHIVRGAEAAMRSRGYRMLLASTDNDKDKERETLEAMLRQPIAGLIIEPTRSAEGNPNLDLYLSLDYKRIPYLMINERYPEMTGPYLKVDDEAGGFKATEHLIRLGHRRIAGFFKTDDLQGVGRLKGFIRAHQAYEVPLEPDAVVHFATRDKTVKPAEAALGMLMSGEGERPTAFVCYNDELAIRLLETIRQAGLTVPGDVSVVGFDDSTLATATEVKLTTLTHPKTDMGTMAAERLIDWIEGRADPAPSHLFEPELIVRDSTGPV